AAATCCGTTAAGTATATGCTACATATCAGGAGAGGCAAGAGGCAGAAGGCAAGAGGCAAAAGGGGGAATAAATAATCAGTTTTTAATAACCAGATTTAGTCTGATAGCAAATCAGTTTTTAATGGGATCATGGCTTTAAAAGTCAGACAGAGGAATAATTCCACAGGCTTGAATTTTGCTGAAAACGAGGTGAAGTTGCCACAATAACCAATTGCCAACTCTCCAGAAAGCCACGGAGTTTTGATGGTCAGCCACCTCGGCAGATGGATAACAAAGATTTTCCTCAAAAATCAACCAATGAACCGGTAAATGACCGAGGGGAGAATTCGGCTCTAATTGAAAGTTTAGTTGCTCATAATTGAGCCATTGACCTTCCTTCCGCCAACCTAGGCGATCGCCTAGTTTCTTTTGGGTTTCATAATCCACTAAACCACCGAGACTAGAGAAAATAGCCTGCTGAATACTAAACCCGAAATGACCATTACTATAATGCAGCCAAAGTTGATCAATTTTTTTCAGTTCCGAACAAGGTAATTGAGCAATATCTTGAGGATAAACCTCATTCCAGTAGGTCCTACCCAAAATTTTCAATAGTAGTTTAGTCGTTTGGCGATCGGCCGCTTGCCACTGTTGCTGTCTTAGCAAATCTTGTAATTGATTATAATCAAGATCCGCCGATTCTTGAGTTAAGATATTTGGGGAAGTCTGGGGATTTTTGGAAGTAGAAGATTTGTCAATATTGTTTTGAGTGAATTGAGAAACAACTATTGCCGGGGGATTTTTTGACCTAGTGTCTTTTTGACAAGCCTCTTGTTCTGCTAAATGATCAGATAATTTATTGATGGTTTTTTCTAGGGAAATAAATTGTGCTGACCATTCACTTTCAGTGAATAAGTAATCATTAAATTGATCAGAAGAAAAAGCATCTTTTAACCTTGCTTCTTTCTCGTAACCAGTCGCCAGAAAATTCAGCAAAAACTCAGAATTTATTGCTGAATCTGAGGTTTCTAACAGATCAGGCTGAGGTATAAAAATATTATCTACCAAATACTTAATTTCTCCAACTGTTGCATAAAATTCTTCATCCACCTTAATGACTTCTTCTATTAATAATTGAAAAGGAGCAAAATAGTCCTGTAAGTAGTTTTCAAAATTAATCGCATTTTGGGCAAGATCAGCAATTTCTTGGCGAACTCGTTGAGATTTGAGTTGATAATGATTTAATTCCTCATAAATTTTGAGTTCTTGAATAATTGCTTGCACAATTTTTTTCTGCTTTTGAGTATCCTCGGCTAATTTCTGAACTCCTTCCCCTAGTAATTTAGTTTTTCTCAACATCAAAAAAGATGTTTTTCCCAGTAGCAAAATTGCCCGAAAATTTTCCTGTTTTTCCAACTTGAGTTGATCGAGAATATTTTGATTATTATTATTTTTAATTTCTAACTTTATTCTCTCGTAGTCTAAGATTTTTAATTCTTGATATTTTTGGGAAAATAAAATTTTGAGATTGTCACTGAGTTGGAGTAAAAAACGATAATATCCGTCTTGATAGATTTCTAGTCCATTAATTAATAAATTATAGTCTTTAATTAATAACTGAGTCTCGATCAAGATTTCTTGTTGAGTAATTTTTTCTTTTCGTTTAATAATCTTACCAAAATAGTAATGGTAGCGAACTCCTTCTTGAATTAATTTCCGACGTTCCTTGATGATTTTCTGAAAATTTTTTAAGTATCTATTTTTAAAAACAGGAAGTTGATAGCTTTGCTCATAAATGGCAATTTTTTTATAGGTCATCAGATGTTGAGAGTTCCTATTTAGCATAGCTATCTTAGACCAAAAAATTCCTCATTACTTAGCAATAATCATTCGCTGCTCCCATCTCTTGCAAGAGGGAGCAATACCTAATTAAACATTTTCAACTTCAACAATAACTGGTTCATTTTCAATAACTGGTTCATTTTCAATAACTGGTTCATTTTCAATAACTGGTTCATTTTCAATAACTGGTTCATTTTCAATAACTGGTTCATTTTCAATAACAACTGTTTGAGGACTTTCAGGAGTTGGCTCAGTTACCGTTTCTTGCTGCTTTACTGTCTGTTCTTGATGGTCAGTCAAGTATTTTTTAGTTTTTAATTTCAGGTCATCAGTCAGAGGTAAAGCATCAATTTCAGACAAAAGTGTTTCCAGGGATTCTTGTTTACTTCGCTCGGCGTAAAAAGCATTCAGAACCGCTTCAATTCCGTACTGAGCAATCGCATCTCCTAGGACAGTAACCAACCCCATCGCTCCAATACCCAGAAAAACTACAAAGGGTTGTCCGAGGGTCAGAATTAGCACGATGACAGCAATAATAGCCGAAGCTAAATAAGTACCTGCCACTTTTTTGATAATGTTATCGAGTTCCATAAAAATCACCTCAAATTTCTAGCGAAGGATTAGTTTAATTCTAAAGCAAGGTTAATCTGTCTGTTGATCGCCGTCAAGTAAAGCTTGAAGAAAAGGTTCAAGACTTTTAGGACGATAATCGGAAAAAGCCTTTAATCGTTTTACCACACTGTGATGAACAGTGACAACTTTGGCATTGAAATATCGCCATTGCTCACCTCCCAAGGCCGACAATCCTTTAACAGTATTATCGAACTTGATGGTCGGGTCTAGTTTAATTGGGAATTCCTCAAATTCAGAGGTGGTTGAGTCAAACTCTAATCCCAATTTTTTGGCTTGATTAATCATCCATTGTAACGGGTAATCGGAAAGTCCTTGATATTCTTTTTTGCCACCACCTAGACAGGTATGTTCACCCACAAATAAAACTTCTTTGACAACTTGTTCGGGATTTTCTGGATTGGCTTTTATCGGAGTGGAAGGGAAGTTTTTCCGTTTTTCATCAATGGCAACAGCATGAAAAGCATTCTGGATAATCGGACTTAATTTTGTGTTACTAAATTCATATTTTTTATGATAAAACTTAGCCAGGGGAAACCAAGGAGTTAAATCAGGAATACCAAAATTGCCAACTGTATCCCAACAACCTAACATCTTAACTGGAATACGATCTTGAAAATCTTCCTTTTCTGTCTCAATTTTTTTAGCATTAGCGGCACGGAATTGTTGAGCTTTGGCACTATCGGAACTAACGGTGTGGTCTCGATATAGTTGATAAGCTAGGGGAATTTCTTTAATCTTAGAGCGTTTTAGGATTCCACATTTATCGATAAAACTAGCCAAACAACGAACGATATATGCGCCTCGACTAAAACCTAACAAATAAATTTCATCCTCGGTTGTGGGATTGTAGTTAAGGACAAGAAAACGATAGGCATCTTGAATCATTCGATCAAGGCCCCAGCCAAAAGTTTCATTCCCTAAACTTTTAATAAATTCGTTATCTTCGGGGGTGCCAGAACCTGACAAAAAGACGATTTGTGGGGTTTGATCCTCGGCAATATACTTAATAGATTCGGCGAATTTAACCACATTGGTGGGGTAAGCACTGGTAGAGTCTTCCCAAGAACCATCACAGCAAATAATTAACCGTTTTTTCTGGTTTGAATAAGTGAGGATATCCGGTTCAGAAATTGCAGTTTCAGTAATCTCCTCAATTTCATTTTTGGGAAGAGCAGCTTCTTCAGGGATTATAATTGATTCTGGATTCTCTTCCTGGGAAGGTTCTTGATTTTCAGCTTGAACAGCCTGTTCAACCACTTCGGTTTCTTCCAGGGAATTAAAAATTGCGTTGACCATTGTTATCCTTCTGGCATTCTTTCTAGCTTTACTGCTAGTCTGAATTTTTGATTTAGGGATCGAGGTCGGTTTAGAGGGAAGACTATCTAGTTGCCAGGTTGTCCCATAAAGAATACCATGATTGCTATAACTTGTTTGATCCTCGGCACTGCCATTGAGTGATAAATAAGTAACTAAGCCAAGGTCATCAACCCGGGGAGATTGATACATCGCTTTTTGGATTTCTTCTTGGCTACGCGCTTGATTCCAAAGAGAAAGTTCTGCAAGACAACCTTGCCAATAATGGGAGAGATTAACAGAGGCTCCCAAGATGATTTTTTCAACCCCCGTTAAGGCACGGTTATGACCGTTGCCACGATGCCAAATGATACCATTGCGATAGATCAGCATTCGGCCCGTGGTCGCATTTTTGACAAAAGCCCAATGAGTCCAATTATTATAATCTTTAAGCTTGACTTTTTTTTCAATTCGATCGAAACCTTCTTCATTACCCGCATCCCAAAAAATCGCAGGTTTAACGGAATCGCCCCAGGGCAAGGTAATATGTAGAACGCGGTTATTTTCCTGATTAACAGCTTCTAAAAGAGTGGTTTCTGTAGCTAAATTATTTTCCCCTTTTGCCCAAAATGTAATGGTAATACTCTGATCGATGTCAAGAAATCCGTGGGATAAATCAATATGATCATCAATGCCATTAAATTTTAGTACAGAGCGTTGTTCAGCCATTGGTTTTGTCATCGACTGGGGAAAAAGAGGGAATGCTACCGCCTAGCTTAACACATTTTAGTTATCTAGCGATATATATAAATAAATGTGTAAGTAGATGGGCGTAAAAAACTCTAAGATACCCCCGCCTGTCGGCACTCCCCTTATTAAGGGGGGCAGGGGGGATCGAGTGCAAAACCTATCTTCTATTTAATTGCAAACAGCTACTTAGGAGTCAACGACTAATATTCCAGAGCCGGCACTTGCTGGGGCCAGAAACTCAGAGTAGTTGACCCCAATCCCTATCGCCATCAATAGGCTTTGGTGGGATGCTCATGGCTGATTAACATCCCTCCCGGGGCCTGTTAACAGCAAACCCTAGGTACTTATTGTAACTCTGACCAAATTCCGCGGCATCGCTCTACAATTAGTCCCTGAAAAATTAATTGGGTTGCGGGATGAATCTCTACTTTATACAGAGCAAAAAGACCTGTTGGACTATTTAGATTCAACTCCCTTCGCGTTAGAGATAAAGCTTTTGTTCGGTGTATTTCCACCGCTTTTAGTAAGCCTGGATAACTAATATTACGCAGGGACAATTGACCATTTTTTGTGAGATAAATAGCATCATTCTGCAAGAGATATTCCAAGCTGATCAAACTAGCGTGGACATCCACATCTTTTTCTAAACCCCCTAAACGGTGAGCATCTAAACCAAAGCGAATGCAGAAATTAACAGCGACTAATTTTCCCGCTTCTTCGGCAGGTAAAGCACAATCGGCAAATTCAAAGCCTAAACTATCTGAGCGCCACTCCTCGACTCCGGCATAGGTATAGTTTTGAAACAGTTTATTTTTGAGTTTCAAGTCAAATCCCAACCCACTAGCATGACCCGCTTCATGGAATTGGGTATCGAGATGACGATAGCGTTCACCATTAATTTGATCCTCTAGGGGTCCTAATAGTAAATCGGCCGTTTCTGGCTCAAAAATTTTTCGGATACATTCGTAGCTAGAGCCAGAAAAGCGTCTTTTTTGCTCACTGGCATTATTTAAAGCTGGCCCTTGAACACTATTGGGAAAAGTCCACCTATGGGGAACGATAAAAGCCTCCCCCTTTTCACCTTTAATCGTGCCACAACTGGCAATTTCAGTAAAGGATAAATTTCTGGGAATCGGTTGTCTTAGACTGCCAAATTTTTCACGAGTTAAGCTTTCTAGTTGTTCGATAGAAGGTTGACTATTTTGGTGAATTTTTCCGTAAATCGCACTCAAAGTGAGTTGTCGTTCTCCCTGACGATTGATGCGATAGGGAGCAATCATCAGAAAATAACCATTTTTGCCGATAAAATTCAGATTAATGAAATCTTCTGATAAAATGCTCCAGTCGTTGGTTTCTAAAGCCTCTGCTGTTTTCCACAGCCACTGAGCCGGAATTTCACAGCTATCTGCTTCCTGTTGACGCAGTTTTTTCGCCGCAATCGCAATTTTATTTTGTTCGATATCTTGGACGATTTCTTGGAAGAACTGTTGTTGATTGACCAGAGTTTGATTCATTTTTTTGGTAGCTAAGTTGGTGTAATGGTTTAACGTTGTTTTTTGACCCGTCTCTCATCGGCTAAACTCTTAGCCATTTTAAGATTTTAGGGTCTTTGTCATAGCGATAGGTCAGTCCATCTTTCGCCGTAATTGATTTTCCCTGACTGGCTTTGTTTCTAATGCTACTGAGGGAATAGTCGCTTAATTCCTTCATTTGTGCATGGGAAAGTCCCTCTTCGACTTCTGTTAAGATTGTTGTCGTTGGCGATTCGGGGGGGGTTCCCCGGCAGAATTGATTTTAGGATTGACCTCGGTTTCCTGATTCGCTAAATCTTCGAGCCTATCTTGAGAATTATCGACAGAAATATTAATAATTTCTTTCACTTTTTGTCGGCGATATTCCTCCACTGTAAGCAGTTGCCAATGGGAATTACTAGAGAGTTCTAAAACCCATTGATGATAGTTAAAGAGACTTTCACGATGTCCGACACTAATAAAAGTTGTGTGAGTTTTCTGCAATTGCCGATATAAATTTTCCTCATTGTTTAAGTCCAAAGCACTTGTGGCTTCATCGAGGATAGTAAAACTGGGACGGGTAATTAAGACCCTGGCAAAAGCCAAACGTTGTTGTTCTCCCAGGGACAAAATGTTTTCCCAAGGCTCTTCTGTATCAAAGCTATCGACTCGATTTAGTAAATTTTGGAGATTGACTTCTTGCAAAACTTCCCTTAATTTTATCTCATTGGTTTCTTGATTGCGATTGGGATAAAGTAACTGTTCTCGCAAGGTTCCTAATATTATGTAGGGACGTTGGGGCAGAAACAATACTTCTTCTAGGGGGGGACGCACTAATCGGCCGGTTCCTGCATTCCATAAACCGGCGATAGCGCGTAGCAAAGAACTTTTACCCCGACCACTCGGACCGACAATTAATAAACCTTGTCCAGGCTGAACAGAAAGGGAGAGGTTTTCGACAATTACCTGTTCATAATCGGGAGTTTGCAAGGTGACATCTTCAAAGGAAAATTGGGTTTCTTCGATAGTTGTAATCGTGCTTAAATTTTCCGGTTGTTTAATGACTTCTTCTAAGGCTTGGGAAAATTGCGATAGACGTTCAACATAACTGCTAAATTGTGCCGAAGTGCCAAATTCACTAATTAATTCCGCCAGCGCCGTAGCAAACAAATTAGCCGCTAAACAGGCTTGCCCGACCTGTCCGAAACTAATGCCCTCACTATTGATATACAAGGGACCCAAAATGACAAAAGTAAATACTTGAATTGCCGCCTGATAGCCTCGACTAAAAATTTCTGTGCCTCTCTCCCAATCAATTTTACGTTTAGCGCTGTCTAAGAGTTTATTAAATCGCCGCTGAATAATATTTAATTCCTGATTTTCTCCCTCAAAGAAAGCGATCGACTC
This portion of the Microcystis aeruginosa NIES-2549 genome encodes:
- a CDS encoding DUF6014 family protein, with translation MNQTLVNQQQFFQEIVQDIEQNKIAIAAKKLRQQEADSCEIPAQWLWKTAEALETNDWSILSEDFINLNFIGKNGYFLMIAPYRINRQGERQLTLSAIYGKIHQNSQPSIEQLESLTREKFGSLRQPIPRNLSFTEIASCGTIKGEKGEAFIVPHRWTFPNSVQGPALNNASEQKRRFSGSSYECIRKIFEPETADLLLGPLEDQINGERYRHLDTQFHEAGHASGLGFDLKLKNKLFQNYTYAGVEEWRSDSLGFEFADCALPAEEAGKLVAVNFCIRFGLDAHRLGGLEKDVDVHASLISLEYLLQNDAIYLTKNGQLSLRNISYPGLLKAVEIHRTKALSLTRRELNLNSPTGLFALYKVEIHPATQLIFQGLIVERCRGIWSELQ
- a CDS encoding GUN4 domain-containing protein gives rise to the protein MTYKKIAIYEQSYQLPVFKNRYLKNFQKIIKERRKLIQEGVRYHYYFGKIIKRKEKITQQEILIETQLLIKDYNLLINGLEIYQDGYYRFLLQLSDNLKILFSQKYQELKILDYERIKLEIKNNNNQNILDQLKLEKQENFRAILLLGKTSFLMLRKTKLLGEGVQKLAEDTQKQKKIVQAIIQELKIYEELNHYQLKSQRVRQEIADLAQNAINFENYLQDYFAPFQLLIEEVIKVDEEFYATVGEIKYLVDNIFIPQPDLLETSDSAINSEFLLNFLATGYEKEARLKDAFSSDQFNDYLFTESEWSAQFISLEKTINKLSDHLAEQEACQKDTRSKNPPAIVVSQFTQNNIDKSSTSKNPQTSPNILTQESADLDYNQLQDLLRQQQWQAADRQTTKLLLKILGRTYWNEVYPQDIAQLPCSELKKIDQLWLHYSNGHFGFSIQQAIFSSLGGLVDYETQKKLGDRLGWRKEGQWLNYEQLNFQLEPNSPLGHLPVHWLIFEENLCYPSAEVADHQNSVAFWRVGNWLLWQLHLVFSKIQACGIIPLSDF
- a CDS encoding ABC transporter ATP-binding protein/permease, whose protein sequence is MSAKVPQDRSTTNIISDVSKFWHSVKLIAAPYWYPTESGGRTFADVIQAWAMLILLIGVILGVVGLNAFNSFVSNYLVDVILEKSDFDKFVKTLVVFAVGLLFVTLLVGLLKFLRKRIALDWYAWLNDWILNKYLHNRAYYRINFKSDIDNPDQRLSQEIEPITSKALSFFAVALENVLDMITFLVILWSISSSVAIILVVWTILGNVIAIYFNQALNKITQEELELKANYNYALTHIRNHAESIAFFEGENQELNIIQRRFNKLLDSAKRKIDWERGTEIFSRGYQAAIQVFTFVILGPLYINSEGISFGQVGQACLAANLFATALAELISEFGTSAQFSSYVERLSQFSQALEEVIKQPENLSTITTIEETQFSFEDVTLQTPDYEQVIVENLSLSVQPGQGLLIVGPSGRGKSSLLRAIAGLWNAGTGRLVRPPLEEVLFLPQRPYIILGTLREQLLYPNRNQETNEIKLREVLQEVNLQNLLNRVDSFDTEEPWENILSLGEQQRLAFARVLITRPSFTILDEATSALDLNNEENLYRQLQKTHTTFISVGHRESLFNYHQWVLELSSNSHWQLLTVEEYRRQKVKEIINISVDNSQDRLEDLANQETEVNPKINSAGEPPPNRQRQQS
- a CDS encoding phospholipase effector Tle1 domain-containing protein; translation: MAEQRSVLKFNGIDDHIDLSHGFLDIDQSITITFWAKGENNLATETTLLEAVNQENNRVLHITLPWGDSVKPAIFWDAGNEEGFDRIEKKVKLKDYNNWTHWAFVKNATTGRMLIYRNGIIWHRGNGHNRALTGVEKIILGASVNLSHYWQGCLAELSLWNQARSQEEIQKAMYQSPRVDDLGLVTYLSLNGSAEDQTSYSNHGILYGTTWQLDSLPSKPTSIPKSKIQTSSKARKNARRITMVNAIFNSLEETEVVEQAVQAENQEPSQEENPESIIIPEEAALPKNEIEEITETAISEPDILTYSNQKKRLIICCDGSWEDSTSAYPTNVVKFAESIKYIAEDQTPQIVFLSGSGTPEDNEFIKSLGNETFGWGLDRMIQDAYRFLVLNYNPTTEDEIYLLGFSRGAYIVRCLASFIDKCGILKRSKIKEIPLAYQLYRDHTVSSDSAKAQQFRAANAKKIETEKEDFQDRIPVKMLGCWDTVGNFGIPDLTPWFPLAKFYHKKYEFSNTKLSPIIQNAFHAVAIDEKRKNFPSTPIKANPENPEQVVKEVLFVGEHTCLGGGKKEYQGLSDYPLQWMINQAKKLGLEFDSTTSEFEEFPIKLDPTIKFDNTVKGLSALGGEQWRYFNAKVVTVHHSVVKRLKAFSDYRPKSLEPFLQALLDGDQQTD